From the genome of Spinacia oleracea cultivar Varoflay chromosome 2, BTI_SOV_V1, whole genome shotgun sequence, one region includes:
- the LOC110803380 gene encoding eukaryotic translation initiation factor 3 subunit F-like translates to MLTSHQKGNPKEVIVGWYSTGFGVTRGSALIHEFYSREVANLFHVPVDTTFRNGEATIKAFVSVNLSLADQSLAAQFQKIPAELRMSEVERVECRHLTLVLLIN, encoded by the exons ATGTTGACATCACACCAGAAAGGGAACCCAAAGGAAGTAATTGTTGGATG GTATTCAACCGGATTTGGTGTTACGAGAGGTTCTGCTTTGATCCATGAATTCTACTCTAGAGAGGTTGCAAATCTTTTCCATGTACCAGTGGACACTACATTCAGAAATGGAGAGGCAACCATAAAAGCCTTTGTCTCTGTTAATTTATCTCTTGCAGACCAGTCACTTGCTGCTCAATTTCAGAAAATTCCTGCAGAACTTCGAATGTCAGAAGTAGAGAGGGTTGAATGTAGGCACTTAACCCTAGTTCTCTTGATTAATTAA